GGCAAACACGATGCATGCGAACAACGAGACATCTGCTGGAGACAAACGGGCAGCGAAAGCCCCCCAAGGAAGCGCAAAACTGGCcagtctctttcttcctttcctcgtcccCTCACAGATGCGTAGACGAGAAGGTGGATGGTGTTgaggagaacagaaagagagaacagaatgACCGCACAGAGACTcccggcagagagagacggaacgggagacgaggagctTCTTTCCAATGCTCGCCAGCTTGAGAGCGAAGCCAGGCTGCTTAGGGCACACACGACCAAGGCCATAAGATAGAGGGGCAGGAGACCTGCGTTCAACAACACAAACACAATAATAACGACTCTCTCTAGAGAAACAGATTTATACGCACAGAAAAATAAAATGCTTTCTCGTCATCgggcatatatatatatatatatatatatatgtataaatatatgcacatgtatatacatacatgcaaatatatCCATACGTATACATGTCAGTATTAGTTCATCTACGTCCCTCTACAGAAACACGCATGTAGATACACCCATATATctacctatacatatatatatatatgtatatatgtatatatatatgtatatatatatatatatataacctAAAGGAATGGCAAGAACCGCACGatacagagacaggagacctCTATACACCGGAACCGCTTGGTGTGCTTGTGAAAGCAAGAGCAAGGGCGTTTcgttgtctgcatgcagtggcgGTGTGTCGTTCCCTGGTCCTGCGTTTCTTGCGAGGTTACTGGAAGCAGGAACCGTTTCCTATGTTTACAGAGCCCCCGGCGACTTCCCCAGAGGCTCGCGAACGTCGTTGCTTTTTGGATTGCGGGCATGCAGAGGTTTCGCTGGCGACCTACCTCGGTCTTCGCAAGAGAAATGCCGCTCCCAGAATCCACCAGGATTCGTGAACTGCAGGTGGTACATGGCGTCGACTGGCGCATTGTTTCTGCATCGAGTAATCtgcgaaagaaagacagagaggcctAGACGAAACGAACTTCAAAAGAGAACAtgaaacagaaacacacattctagagagcgagaaacagacgccGCAAAGAAGCCTGCACCACACTGTGCGGGGAGAAAGTCTGTGTCTCTGATTGAATGCGGACAGGGACATAGGCGATCCGTCAGTTGTGCGGTAAAACACAGACGGCAAAAATGAGGCCTCTTTTCGtcagtgtctctcctgcctcgaCTTGAGCGTTGAAAGAACCGCTTCCCTATGCGACAGCGTccaaacgcgagaagaacgtTCTGGGAGAAAGTCCACGCaaaaatgaagaagacgtACCCACACTGTGATGTGTTGTTCATTGACGTTGGAGTCCACCGCCTGCGCAAAGACAACGGAACATGCCACAGattctgtcgttttctctctaaATAACAACCGAGGAGCTCCCCTGAAGCACCAGTTCCCCTTCAAATGAAGACATGCCTTCGCTTACACAGGAGACCCAGAGACTCGAAAAACCGCGTTGAATCCCTTCTCACTGTCGCTGCCCACTGGCGACAGATGCAAAGACACAAATGTACGTACAGAAGTGtccatataaatacatatatatatatatatatatatatatatataaatatatatatatatgcatatgtgtaggTATTGGTAAACAGATTTTATATACGAAAACGCATACCATCGAATACAACCGTCCGCATATACATAcctattcatatatatatatatatatatccatggatgtatatttatatatacaccTGTATACTTACTACTTCAATACGTGAGAACGCATACTTCCACGTATACGCAtccgcatatatatatatatacaaatatataactataaatatatatagatagatacatatctatatatgaAGATAGAGGTAGGTAGGCACACGACTGTCGTCAGGAATAACGCGAGCGGCAGGCAGTTTTTGAGGAAATACTCGAGGATGTCTCTGGACCTACGAGGTCCATGGCGTAGAGGGAAGGAGTGCTGTCTCGGAACTCCATCGGCACACCTCCGACTGCGATCACACgaaccgagaaaaaagcaaaggagaaaagggaatTTTTCTGCCAGAGAAGTCCCCTGAaggcgcagaggaagagaaagaagaaacgaaactgGCGAGAGGACCCCCGCATGCGCTGGAAACCGACTGCGAACGCAGCGTCTGAGAAGTTGCCTTCTTGAGCTGCtcgcgcgagagaaaccgcAGAAATCCAGGGAGACGATTTCGACCGTGACGAGCTGGAACTGTCGCATGTTGAAGGTCGAGCTCACGCGGGAGAAAGGTACGAgggtgacgaagacgcatgcagatgcacagGTGAACAGGAAGGTacacagagaggggaaacgCGACTGCAGACGGGGACCACGGGGCGAGAAGTTCGCCTTTGGAGAAGGAAGGTTCTCCCAGGAAGGACATCAAAAAGGCGGCAGCAAACAGGCGAGAACGCGAAACTCGCTTCTGCAGGATCGAGGTCGCaaggcgagaggcggcggTGCGGCTCAGACGCAGCGCGAAAACGGATGCAAAGCACACAAGAGAAGTCAAAAAGCAGAAGCGAAACTCGGAACGGAATCGACCGGTTCGCAGATGCGAACTGTGCTGCACCACtggaaaggcgaaagaggaggaagtcgCGGGGACATGTTTTCTCCTCACCGAGAGGTTCTCGTACGCGCGCGCTGTTGATGAGTTTGTGGCAGACAGGCGTCTCGCCGGCGCCGCTTTCAATGTCGCGTCTGAGACCTGCGAGAAcctcgctttctgtcttgtTGAGAATGACGAGCTCATGTCCAGTCGCACTAACCATCTGAAAAAATACACGAGACAaagcggaaggagaggcgaaaaagctGAAAACTGCTCATGCGTCGCAACATGGCCACTCAGACTTGCAAAGCGCAGACCGCCTTTTCCACAACTGTCGCGAGACGACTAGAGAGCTGCGTTTCGGGGGAACGCGTcggcggggggggggggatgCCAAGAGCAGCAGGTCGTCGCTGGGGAAATTTGAGTAAGAGTTTGCACTGTTTGCAGAAACCTTGAGAGACGAGACTGGAAAGACATCGAGGACAGCAGCAACTCGAGAGGcgcggcgcgcgcgcgcggcCGATCCCGCCAGGCTGACaggcccccccccccgcgcCACTTAGCGGAGGAGACGTTCTTTCTGGACGCGTTTGTCTCgcggaaaagagaacgaaacggCCTGTGCGGAGAGGCCAACAGTGCCATCCGGACAGACGGCGTTTCGTTGAAAGGACAATTTCTCGTTTCATATTCCGAAGACACCACGTTATCGCACTTTCGAGACCTGAACCAGGAGTGCCAGTCGCAGACTCCACTCCTCCTCAAGACGCAGTTGGACCTGGAAAAGCATCTTGCCCTtccgcagagaaaaacagacagcgCTTACAGTTTGAGCCATGATTCGACCTTTCTGTCCCTCTGGGATTGAAAAGCAAAAGTCGGCGACAGGCTCGTAGGTTCCCCCCCGAGCTAAGCCAAGAACTTTTTTGGCTTCGGCGTGGAGAGCGTAGGAAGGAGACTCGGAGTTCTCCCCAGAGCGGTGAccaggcagacagagatttacgacgagaaacagagaaaagacgacgaAAAAGTGGAGACTTGCGGGTGAGacaagcgaggagaaaggaggccgGAACTTCAAAGTCCGCGGCAGAACCCCACCCTGGGCATCCGCTAGGACGCGGAGATTTTCTTCACCCATTTTGATTTGGGAGGGCATGAGAGTGGGGATGAGACGAGAGCTGCGTAACTTGACAGGAAGGCGAGCGAAGAGTGCGAAAGGGTCAGTGCAGctcgaagaaacgcgagggaaATGTGACTTCCCTGGCGACACTGAAACTCTGAGAAAAACCGGGCCAGCTACGGCCAGAGGCGCTCAAAAAAGCCAAACAAAAGAAAATCCCCGCGAGACTGACAAAGTCAAGAACGTTCTAGTGCGCGACAAACGCACGAACCCGTCGCTCTGGTCTCAGCCGGCATTCCGTTTTCCCCCAAGCCTGAGTGCTCGTGGAGGAAGGTGGCGCACACCACCTAGGAGGAAAAGTACGACATCTTACGACCGCCttcagacagaaaagaaacctTCTGCAAACGCAAAAGAGGGAAAATGTTGAAAAGTCttcaagagagaagcagctaAGAACGCCAGGGCTCCGTGTGTCGGGGGAAAGCCGATTCATGAGGGCCGAGAAATGAGGGCAGTGGAAAAACGTGGAGAACGGCAGAGCACGCACCAAGAACAGACAAGAAACCCCGAAGTGAGGTTCAAAGAAAAGGCACTGCGGTAGAAAAGCTCGAAATCTGAGAGAGAGGTCCTTGGCTGGAGATGGACGATCTCGCGACCCGCAGAAAATGAAGGTCAGAAAACTCTCTGAAACGCTCCGATTACGTGACCTGTAGACGGAACTGCAGCTGCGGACGATAGAAAACAGGGTTTTGTCCAGTCGAGAAAATCAAACAAACTGTGGAGGGAGTCAGAAGGATATATCGGGAGTGAAGAAGGCTTTCCACACGCTGGATTCGGGAATGCATCGAGGAACTCCAGTGACTCTTTGGACCTCGGGAAGGCGTTTTCAAATCGATCGCGGGGCAGCCGAAGGTCTAGGGGGCCAAGTGTCGAGAAAAGGGCGCGAAATAgagtggaagaaagagaagggaggaaacggaacagagagatagagagagtGTGTGCCTTAAACCTGCTACGGGAAACTGACCTGCCAGCTGAGCTGTCTAGCTCGACGCCCAGGTGGCTCGGACGAAGGGTTCCGCCAACGCTGAATTCCCGGCTTTTCCATGAAtcaaacacagaaaaaaacagtctGATGCAGttgagagaagcagggaatCGAAGGGGAAGGGCAACAGCTAGTTGTTCCCCAGTTTTCGAATTGGTTCGGAGCAAACAGCGCCATAAGTGGTACCGAAAAGTGCGAGGGCGCACGGCGGCTGCCAGCGAGCGACTGCGACCTTTTCATGCAACTCGATCCTTCTGTCCACTTTTTCCGTTTCGCCGGTGAAAACAACAAACTCAGTGTGTGCTGTATCGAGGAACGGAAAGACGCGCGTTTTTTTGAGGGCAGAAGAcgggggagaaaaggaaacaagcTTGCCGAAGTGCTGTGTGCACCAGTGTCGCTCCCGCGATTCACTGGAATCGATGATGCAGCCAAAAAcggaacgcgagaaaaccATTTAGAGGACACACAAGTGAGCGTACCACTTTCCCCCTGTCCTTTTCGTTGTCACAAAACAGCGAAACTTTGCTTTCAGCCCGAGTATGGAGCCTCTTTCCGTTTCCAGCGAAGTCCTCTCGGACAAGGGTCGCAAGTCGGGCGTTGCCGTTTGAAAACCGTCGGTCCTATTCGATAAAGCTGAACAGAGGGTTTGAGGGTTGCTGTCTTTCCACGGCACACAGCCTTTTCAACGGTTTGAGTTCCTCCTTCATTGCGCGAGATGTAAATTGTTTTTCTTGTGCCCTGCAACATGGCATTATTGGCTTCTCCGCGAtccgagaagaaacaagtgGCTGCCTGACCGGCGGTCCCCAATGAAGTTTGAAAGGCGCCGAACGGCGTGGTGACCATCAATCACATTTCAACACTGCCTGCCTTTCCTGACGTACGCAGGGCATGCAGTACCACTGAGCGAACAACTATATCTACACTCCCTGTTACGCATTAGAAAATGGGTTCCCTATGTCTATGTAAACGACCTTGTTCTGGGGAGTACACACTACGCGCTGGATAGGGGCGTTTAAGCAGAGCAAGAAAGGTTGCGGGAATAACGGTTTTCTATTCCCTGTTCTTCCACGTGGCTCACGCCATTGCACTTTCAACTTCAGTTTCGTTGAGGAAAGGCGAAATGATAGAAGAAACCTCGCAGACGGGGAAAACTGTACTCTTAGTATGTTACGCGTTATGTGGCTTTTTAGGTGGGTGCAATTCGGGAAACTACCTCTTAGAACGCGTCGCGTGCAAAAGTGGAAACGCATGCCTTGTCCACTACTGACTTGTACGGGTATTTTCGGGCATGACTGCATTCGCTTCGGACTCTCTTGACCGTAAAGAAAACCGCTGCTTCTCTAACTCCGGGCAGGCTGGGACCGTCGAACGTATCCTTGCTCTCAAGAGTTTTTCCATGTTAATATTAGTGCTTTTACGACTTGCACATTCAGTCAGTAGCACCTTGTGCCGTCAACGCGGATGTAAATCGGAGTATTTTTAGCTCAAACACTCGTTCAGAAGCCTCAAGAAGAAATTCTATGGTCGGTGGCAGGGTTGCTGAAGAAAGCAGTTCTGTTGCCCTTTGACTCGGGTGTTCTTAACGGCTTGTCAAACGAGTTCGATTCTTGTAAAAAGTGGAAACCACCTTCACCTGTGTCTCTCAAGCTTATCACTTCGTCTTCAGGTGACACGCTATAACTCTTGAGGTCAAGAGATACGTTCGTTTGTCCCGAACTGATCGAGTGTGGTGTCCTATGGAGTGTTGCAcaggatgcatgcagccgcgaATGATTAGCAGCATGATATAAAAGTAAAAGTGGGCCTATCGCTTCTCTTAGAGAAAATAATCAATGTTCGTCTCGACAAGAACCAACATCCATTATCCGTATGTCTAACAAACTGGGAGGAGATAATCGGTGGAAGAAGCTCTATCAGACACTCGCAATTTCCGCTACCGAATCCGCGCTGCCGTACAAAGGGTTCCCAGCGCCTCAATGCAGAGGCTCTTTCAAAGCCACAGCAAACCGAGAGACCAGACACCTTCATTTTCCGTAACACAACATGACGAATTTCCCAAAGAGACGTCTTTTATGTTCAGCAATTTCTGCAACTTTCGTAGCTCCCATCGCCAGCTGGGAGGGGTAGAGTGCACGTGCCACTAGAGGCACAGACCCATGTCGAACTCGGGTAAGAGAAGCGTTTCAGTCATTGTTTATTCTTTCCATAGATACAAAACAAGAACGATTTTAAACCCTAGAGGCTTGCCCACCTGTGCAGCACCTGCCCGTAGATTCGATCTTCGAAATGCGTACTCTGCATTTTCATGACTGGCATATCCCAAAGTAAACAAACAAAAGCGAGCTTTGCGTGCTTCCACTGTCAAAACATCTGCATttactcatatatatatacatcagTTTAGACTTGCAAAGCGAGCTGAGAAAAGATTCGTGCATGCATTAGTACCTGCACACCAGTCACACACAGGCTGCCGACAGCACTGCATCGAACGCCTGATACGTACATAAATCCACATGGCTTCAAATGAAAACAGACGCGTAGAACCTGTAATGGAGAATCGTGTAGAATGGTTCCTCAGAAACCTTTTTCGTGAGCAAAAAGAACCTAAACAGCAGTGACAGCCTGTCTGAGAGCTGGCCTGCGAGGCTCGAAAGTTGGTCTGTTAACTGCGGAGTTCATAGCCTTGAGAGAACGGTTTGCTGCACCAGAGGAATTCCCAGCATTCCCGGCGACGCGTTCGCTGCAAGACAAACAATCGATAAACAATTACTACAGTATTCCATTGAAGATTTATTAACCATAAATACTAAACCTTCCGCATCTTCCTGCTTTGCTTTACAACGTGAAAAAAAATTAGACGATATGTTTTAGAAAAAGAACCCCAaatgaaaaaaacaaagtcgGAAACTGTCGTAGGCTCTTTCTGCTCCAGATCAAGCTCCATGGCGAGGCGAGACTCCTGACAGACTCTAAAAGTGAAACATGCAAACTCCGTATTGTTTTCCTAGTcgctgaaaaggaaactcGCCGCCACCGGAATTGCTAAAAGTCCTGCGAGAGAATAGGTTCTCGACACAGTCCACGGAGACATTACTCTCATGGCTCTTATTAACAGCGAGGGAGGACGACTGCTCAGATACTACAGTGATTTGTCATGCAGAACTAGACTGTAGACAGTTTTTTACCGCATGCTCTTACATGGAAGACAGTGGCTCTCAACAACTAGGTAAAAGCTTGTACCACAGTTCTACTCATGCATTACCACTTGGTGTGTGTAGCCTTTCCTACGCTCCTTCGCGTCACGGCTTTGCATGTGTATTGCCATCTGAACAGTAGTAGTTTCTAGCAAACGATACGGCGTTGAAAGCGATGCCCGCACCAAAATATCGCATATGCGGCTGCTTCGCAAGACGCGTCTCTACGCGACTAGGGGAGGTTCTCTGGTGTCTTGGCTGTTGGGCGAATGCCGCTAAAAACGGGGTTTAGCGTCTAGAGACTCTTTGATTTGGCAACCCCAAACTCTGTTAACTCTATTCCGTTCGTCCTGAACATAGACGATGAAACCTCATCGGCTGTGGCCTTCTGTTCCATTTGCCTGGATCCCCTTTCCCCCGCGTTTGTAGATCGTGGTTCGATCTCTCGTtacacgagaaaaaactggaTCTTCAGAAGGATGGAAAacgacgccttcttctgtaTGTCTCGCGCATTTTTTTGCGGCGGTCTGCTCACTCTAAAGAGAACGGCGCGAACGAAATTCGACAGACACTGAGACTCACATGATGGCTCGCTTTTGCTCGGACGTCATGCCTAGGCCGCCTCCCAGGCGAACTGACAGTCGCTCGGAAGAAAGCctggaagcgagagaagggaagacgcGGCAACAGAAGATCGTGAGCGCCAGGTtgtgaagacagagaaagcttCGGGACACTGACTGGGCAGCGCGTATGAGATGGATCCCCACAAGGCTGACATCTAGGCAAGACTAGAAAGGATTTCGACGAGCAGAgactctctgcgtctcgacgCCACTCTGTGTGGAGCAGCAGACATACCAAAATAGAGAGAAGCGcccgagacgcagagacggtCGGTACAAAGTGCGTTGCTTGCGGAGGAGGCAGCGAGTTCGGGAAACGACCTTTGTGAGTCcagacgaggaaacaaagaacgcAACATGCAACTCAAACTGAGGCCGTACCTGCCGCGAGATGCGAGAGCAAGCGAAGGTCCTTCGTGCAGCAGATCGACTTCTTTCTTGCCTGTCTCCGGCAAAAAAGTGTAAGGAATGAGGTGGAGGAGAAATCCAACTACCACAGTGCCGGCGccaaaggcgagagaaatgGCCCACTGGACTGCCGTCAGTCCCTGCAGAAAAAgcgcagagaacgagagacagaacagaaacgcgtttctccacaCTGGTGAGTGACTCGGAGGCGTCAACAGTTCCCAAACAGAAGcagggaggaggaaggaagactCGGCTTGATATCGATGTTTCCGCAGAGCGTTTTCTCAGCGCAATACCGCAACTGCATAACGAACAACGCCGGGGGCTTCCAACGCTTAGACGGAGAAGCTCTTCGGCAAAAATAATGGCACTTGCTTCAGGAAAAACTACGGAAGGCCTCATTCCTCAACAGAGCGGCGGGTGGCTCTCGGCTGCTCGCTGAGTTCTCACCCCTGtcccgttctttcttcttctgccgcgtcatctccctctttcttcctgattctctccttgctcttgcttgagttttttctcccctttgcTGTATTTCTTGTCCTCGGCACTCGCGagttctcttcgttctctccccttccatGATCGCCACCATGTCCgccgtcctcttccttctctcctaatctctttcctcccccctctcttctcccctctcttctccttttccccctcccttgtttcctctcttttttcctcggttttccgtcctcccccttcttcgcATTCGCGGCGGTTCGCGCTCTCATGTTCCTCCTTCGATCTCTCCGCCTGCCtcgcttctttgcttttctcccgcgtcaggcctccttcgtctcccgcttGCTCCGCACCTGTCGGTGGCAGCTGACGGCGAGGCCTCCAAATTCGACGACGAGGACTTggacgacgaagatgaaggagacgacgaatgCCCACATTTTGTTTCTGAAAACGCCTGAGAAGACATTCCACTCCGCGTTGATCTTCCGGGCGTTGATCATGTTGAAAATCTGCATAAACACAAAGACGTTGAAGACCAGCGTGTAGTGCCGCGACGCTCCCAGGTCAACGCGCCACCGACTGGCGTaatcttcttcgtctgagAAGGGATGGTAGCGCCGCCCAGAACGCAGGCGAAAGCCGGAGGGAACAccctcctcgtctcgcatgcagtctgcaCAACAGGCATAGGCGCAGCAGAGGCAGCCGAGACAACATACACACGAGAAACAACAAATGCATCTGCCGCACACCAACGCGTTCGCGTTCCTCCTAGACAAAGACGCGAATCTTGAAGAGAAACATACGTTTGGCGACTTGAGCGTAAAAATCCCGGCAAATAAGATGCGCCCACGTAAACAAAAAACGCGGTACTCATACACGCTATACAGAAaaacatataaatataaacatataaatataaacatatatatataaatgtatatatataaatgtatatatatatataaatgtatatatatatatataaatgtatatatatatataaatgtataggtatatgtatatttagGTACGTATATGAGTGTAGAGGCCCACGCGTGTAGGTAGGAGGCAGTAAAATGTATGCTATGCAATTGTGGTGGATCTGCATGCCGATGGACGCAGTCGAATTGCATCTGTTCTCCTCATGtcaaacgagacagagatatACGT
This Toxoplasma gondii ME49 chromosome VIII, whole genome shotgun sequence DNA region includes the following protein-coding sequences:
- a CDS encoding hypothetical protein (encoded by transcript TGME49_233760~Predicted trans-membrane domain (TMHMM2.0):35-58:231-254:268-291:302-325:339-362:382-405:414-437); the protein is MPSQIKMGEENLRVLADAQGGVLPRTLKFRPPFSSLVSPASLHFFVVFSLFLVVNLCLPGHRSGENSESPSYALHAEAKKVLGLARGGTYEPVADFCFSIPEGQKGRIMAQTMVSATGHELVILNKTESEVLAGLRRDIESGAGETPVCHKLINSARVREPLVGGVPMEFRDSTPSLYAMDLAVDSNVNEQHITVWITRCRNNAPVDAMYHLQFTNPGGFWERHFSCEDRGLLPLYLMALVVCALSSLASLSSWRALERSSSSPVPSLSAGSLCAVILFSLSVLLNTIHLLVYASDGGGIGVLKFLSQFFDACMRCLLFVLIASVATRSSSGGPAIAEQYHALAVMAAAIYVLCQLVYNVAESQAYTHLSAYFCLRTVWGVPFMLGNAIAAGFVLLVCVNNALFAGDAANRRFQTNFATGCLVYFIVPLVLVLGTNGSSLTDSATMLLLEFVAAHILQRLLCRPPGGAVGSGAKGLPASLQEAHPYTGI